Proteins from a single region of Punica granatum isolate Tunisia-2019 chromosome 8, ASM765513v2, whole genome shotgun sequence:
- the LOC116187466 gene encoding S-type anion channel SLAH1-like isoform X2 has translation MESLQIPHQPPMAMRQVPVDASQPASRVQPHHHRNRANHQQTASPIRQFKPSILTRLHAGYFRISLSLASQALLLKMLTQPAAAQVLLSALYALRCCFHFQLVRAEFFHHVGVNYLFAPWISWLVLLLSSPTAISEIKAPYLALWWAFAIPVVLLDVKIYGQWFTTEKRFLSMVANPTSLISVIGNLVGSRAASRVGWKESAVCLFSLGMAHYLVLFVTLYQRLSGGDRLPAMLRPVFFLFFAAPSMASLAWNSISGTFDTGSKMLFFLSLFLFASLACRPALFKKSMRKFNVAWWAYSFPLTFLALASAEYAQEVKGTMASVLMLVLSALSFLVFLGLMLLTVLNTHRILREDDPILRFDKDRSRN, from the exons ATGGAATCTCTGCAAATCCCACATCAACCTCCCATGGCCATGAGACAAGTACCAGTAGATGCTTCTCAACCGGCTTCTAGGGTTCAACCGCACCACCACCGCAACCGTGCAAACCATCAGCAAACCGCTAGCCCGATAAGGCAATTCAAGCCTTCCATCCTGACAAGACTCCACGCCGGCTACTTTCGTATCAGCCTCTCCCTCGCAAGCCAGGCTTTGCTCCTGAAGATGCTCACCCAACCCGCAGCCG CACAGGTGCTGCTCTCGGCTCTCTACGCTCTCCGATGCTGCTTCCACTTCCAACTGGTCAGGGCCGAGTTCTTCCACCATGTTGGTGTCAACTACCTCTTCGCCCCGTGGATCTCATGGCTTGTGCTTCTCCTGTCCTCCCCAACCGCCATATCAGAGATTAAAGCACCATACCTGGCACTATGGTGGGCCTTTGCCATCCCGGTGGTCTTGCTCGACGTGAAGATCTATGGCCAGTGGTTCACCACCGAGAAGCGGTTCTTGTCGATGGTGGCAAACCCCACCAGCCTGATCTCGGTGATCGGGAACCTGGTGGGCTCCAGGGCAGCCTCTAGAGTGGGATGGAAGGAGAGTGCAGTTTGCCTGTTCTCTCTCGGGATGGCACATTACCTGGTGCTCTTCGTCACACTCTACCAGCGGCTGTCCGGGGGAGACCGACTCCCCGCAATGCTGCGGCCCgtgttcttcctcttctttgcCGCACCGAGCATGGCGAGCCTTGCCTGGAACTCCATCTCGGGCACTTTCGATACTGGGTCGAAGATGCTTTTCTTCCTCTCCCTATTCCTCTTCGCATCTCTG GCTTGCAGGCCAGCACTATTCAAGAAATCAATGAGGAAGTTCAATGTGGCATGGTGGGCGTACTCGTTCCCCCTCACCTTTCTTGCCCTGGCCTCGGCCGAGTACGCGCAGGAGGTTAAAGGAACCATGGCGTCCGTGCTGATGCTTGTGCTGTCGGCCCTGTCCTTCCTCGTCTTCCTCGGGTTGATGCTTCTCACCGTCCTCAATACACATAGGATTCTTCGGGAAGATGATCCAATTCTACGCTTCGATAAAGATAGATCTAGGAATTAA
- the LOC116187466 gene encoding S-type anion channel SLAH4-like isoform X1 produces the protein MESLQIPHQPPMAMRQVPVDASQPASRVQPHHHRNRANHQQTASPIRQFKPSILTRLHAGYFRISLSLASQALLLKMLTQPAAGNSSSNPPPLGHFLRSDGPFRSISLLFFWLLALVAQVLLSALYALRCCFHFQLVRAEFFHHVGVNYLFAPWISWLVLLLSSPTAISEIKAPYLALWWAFAIPVVLLDVKIYGQWFTTEKRFLSMVANPTSLISVIGNLVGSRAASRVGWKESAVCLFSLGMAHYLVLFVTLYQRLSGGDRLPAMLRPVFFLFFAAPSMASLAWNSISGTFDTGSKMLFFLSLFLFASLACRPALFKKSMRKFNVAWWAYSFPLTFLALASAEYAQEVKGTMASVLMLVLSALSFLVFLGLMLLTVLNTHRILREDDPILRFDKDRSRN, from the exons ATGGAATCTCTGCAAATCCCACATCAACCTCCCATGGCCATGAGACAAGTACCAGTAGATGCTTCTCAACCGGCTTCTAGGGTTCAACCGCACCACCACCGCAACCGTGCAAACCATCAGCAAACCGCTAGCCCGATAAGGCAATTCAAGCCTTCCATCCTGACAAGACTCCACGCCGGCTACTTTCGTATCAGCCTCTCCCTCGCAAGCCAGGCTTTGCTCCTGAAGATGCTCACCCAACCCGCAGCCGGTAATTCATCCTCAAACCCTCCACCTCTTGGTCACTTTCTCCGCTCGGATGGGCCCTTCCGTTCCATCTCCTTGCTCTTTTTCTGGCTTCTTGCTCTGGTAGCACAGGTGCTGCTCTCGGCTCTCTACGCTCTCCGATGCTGCTTCCACTTCCAACTGGTCAGGGCCGAGTTCTTCCACCATGTTGGTGTCAACTACCTCTTCGCCCCGTGGATCTCATGGCTTGTGCTTCTCCTGTCCTCCCCAACCGCCATATCAGAGATTAAAGCACCATACCTGGCACTATGGTGGGCCTTTGCCATCCCGGTGGTCTTGCTCGACGTGAAGATCTATGGCCAGTGGTTCACCACCGAGAAGCGGTTCTTGTCGATGGTGGCAAACCCCACCAGCCTGATCTCGGTGATCGGGAACCTGGTGGGCTCCAGGGCAGCCTCTAGAGTGGGATGGAAGGAGAGTGCAGTTTGCCTGTTCTCTCTCGGGATGGCACATTACCTGGTGCTCTTCGTCACACTCTACCAGCGGCTGTCCGGGGGAGACCGACTCCCCGCAATGCTGCGGCCCgtgttcttcctcttctttgcCGCACCGAGCATGGCGAGCCTTGCCTGGAACTCCATCTCGGGCACTTTCGATACTGGGTCGAAGATGCTTTTCTTCCTCTCCCTATTCCTCTTCGCATCTCTG GCTTGCAGGCCAGCACTATTCAAGAAATCAATGAGGAAGTTCAATGTGGCATGGTGGGCGTACTCGTTCCCCCTCACCTTTCTTGCCCTGGCCTCGGCCGAGTACGCGCAGGAGGTTAAAGGAACCATGGCGTCCGTGCTGATGCTTGTGCTGTCGGCCCTGTCCTTCCTCGTCTTCCTCGGGTTGATGCTTCTCACCGTCCTCAATACACATAGGATTCTTCGGGAAGATGATCCAATTCTACGCTTCGATAAAGATAGATCTAGGAATTAA